GCAGAGCTCGTTAGAGCATTTGGCTGGGATGAGGTTCAGCACACCCTGCGATCGCTGAATAACCTCACAGCAAACAGGCAAACAACTGACGTCATTGTCCCATGGGAGCAGAACCCAGAAGGTTACGTTAGTTGACGATCGCTCAAGTCAGGCAGGAAGCGATCGTCGAAGACATCCTCAGGTTTGGGCGTGGTGGGTAGTTCAAAGGCATCCACTACCTGACCAATAGTTTTCTCAAACCGTACGGGATCAACGGCCCCAAAACCGTTGGCCTCCACCTCCGGCGATAGGAAAAGGGTATCGATGGCAATTTGCAGCCGCTCTCGCTCTAGGGGAATCTCGTAGAGTTCATCAAACTGGGCCATGATCTCCACCGCCTCATCGGGATCGGCAAGGGTATCTTGCAAGCCCTTGGTCAGCGCTCGCAAAAATGCCGACATTTGCTCAGGATTGGCGTCTAGGAAATCTTGCCGGGCTAAGACCGCGTTGCCGTAGAAGTCTAGACCATAGTCAGCATAGCGGAAAATATTGAGCTTATCTGGGGGATAGCCCTCGGCGTTGAGGTTAGGTAGGGCGGAAATGGTGAAGGGGGCGATCGCATCAATTTCTTTGGTCAACAGCAAGGTTTGCTGCAAGCGAGATTCAATGGCCGGTACCTCCACTTGGGCTAGATCAAAGCCTGCTGTTTGGGCAAATAAAGGCAGCATCCGGCGAGTAGCACTGCCGGCCGGAATGCCCAGTATCTTACCTTCTAGCATTGTTGGATCTGTAATTCCAGTCTCTGCCAAAGACATAATGCTCATGGGTGACTGATTATAATAGATGGCGATCGCTTTCACCGGCGTGTCGGGATTGGTGATATTGAACTCCATCAAACTATTGATATCGCCAAAGCCCATGTCAAAGGCTCCTGCTGCCACTTTGGTGATCGAATCGGCAGACCCTTGCCCGCGCTCAAACTGCACGTCTAGCCCCTCTTCTTCAA
This is a stretch of genomic DNA from Candidatus Obscuribacterales bacterium. It encodes these proteins:
- a CDS encoding ABC transporter substrate-binding protein; the protein is MVPINRRKFLGQASAALGATLLLKACASPSDPAPSADSPAPDTAASPTEPAPSSELFTIRFTLDWAIQGVHAPLGVAIAKGYFEEEGLDVQFERGQGSADSITKVAAGAFDMGFGDINSLMEFNITNPDTPVKAIAIYYNQSPMSIMSLAETGITDPTMLEGKILGIPAGSATRRMLPLFAQTAGFDLAQVEVPAIESRLQQTLLLTKEIDAIAPFTISALPNLNAEGYPPDKLNIFRYADYGLDFYGNAVLARQDFLDANPEQMSAFLRALTKGLQDTLADPDEAVEIMAQFDELYEIPLERERLQIAIDTLFLSPEVEANGFGAVDPVRFEKTIGQVVDAFELPTTPKPEDVFDDRFLPDLSDRQLT